A genome region from Thermococcus onnurineus NA1 includes the following:
- a CDS encoding DNA replication complex subunit Gins51, whose product MDIVKLRELLEGELSSPDLTELDEEFYREFDSLIKALKLSAESSRERGEDIEERLYLAQLNIAEKLMREIIKIRLHKIVDLAVEGIPQEMTAEEKRIFTILRAFIEREEIPVEVPAEAVEVPESIPAAEPLGKTISREAYIIKIDLPKILDAELKEYGPFKAGDLVTLPREIAKVLIEREAAEKIKISP is encoded by the coding sequence GTGGACATCGTTAAGCTCAGGGAACTGCTGGAGGGGGAGCTTTCATCTCCGGACCTCACAGAGCTCGACGAAGAGTTCTACAGGGAATTTGACAGTCTGATAAAAGCCCTTAAGCTCAGCGCTGAGAGCTCCCGCGAGAGGGGTGAGGACATCGAGGAGCGCCTTTACCTCGCCCAGCTCAATATCGCCGAGAAGTTAATGCGCGAAATAATCAAAATCAGGCTCCATAAAATCGTAGATCTGGCCGTTGAAGGAATACCTCAAGAGATGACAGCCGAGGAGAAGAGGATTTTCACCATTCTGAGGGCATTCATAGAGCGTGAGGAGATTCCGGTCGAGGTTCCAGCCGAAGCCGTTGAGGTTCCCGAGAGCATCCCCGCTGCAGAACCACTAGGGAAAACCATTTCCAGAGAGGCGTACATAATCAAGATCGACCTCCCCAAAATCCTCGACGCCGAGCTGAAAGAATACGGGCCGTTTAAAGCGGGCGATCTGGTGACGCTACCCCGGGAGATAGCCAAGGTTCTCATCGAGAGGGAAGCGGCAGAAAAAATCAAGATATCCCCGTGA
- a CDS encoding transcription factor S: MKFCPECGNLMLPDRKRKVWVCRKCGYEEPFDEEKDREKTRITQKVEHKPDEGIIVVEQDLATLPKVKITCPKCGNDEAYWWELQTRAGDEPSTIFYKCTKCGHVWRSYE, from the coding sequence ATGAAGTTCTGTCCAGAGTGCGGTAACCTTATGCTCCCGGATAGGAAGAGAAAGGTCTGGGTCTGCAGAAAGTGTGGTTATGAAGAGCCCTTCGACGAGGAGAAGGACAGGGAGAAGACAAGAATAACCCAGAAGGTCGAACATAAGCCCGACGAGGGAATAATAGTCGTTGAGCAGGATCTGGCAACCCTTCCAAAGGTCAAAATAACCTGTCCGAAGTGCGGCAACGACGAGGCCTACTGGTGGGAACTCCAGACGAGGGCCGGCGACGAGCCAAGCACGATATTCTACAAGTGCACCAAGTGTGGCCACGTATGGAGGTCCTACGAGTGA
- a CDS encoding DNA polymerase sliding clamp, giving the protein MPFEIVFDGAKDFADLIATASNLIDEAAFKITEEGISMRAMDPSRVVLIDLNLPESIFSKYEVEEEETVGINMDHFKKILKRGKNKDTLILRKGDENFLEITFEGTAKRTFRLPLIEVEELELDLPELPFTAKVVVLGEVLKEAVKDASLVSDALKFIARENEFIMKAEGETNEVEIKLTLEDEGLLDLEVEEETKSAYGISYLADMIKGIGKADEVIIRFGNEMPLQMEYPIRDEGKLIFLLAPRVED; this is encoded by the coding sequence ATGCCGTTCGAGATAGTTTTTGATGGTGCCAAAGATTTCGCCGATCTTATAGCCACCGCAAGCAACCTGATTGACGAGGCGGCTTTCAAGATAACCGAGGAAGGAATAAGCATGCGCGCCATGGACCCGAGCAGGGTCGTTCTCATCGATCTTAACCTCCCGGAGAGCATATTCTCCAAGTATGAGGTCGAGGAAGAGGAGACAGTTGGAATCAACATGGACCACTTCAAGAAGATACTCAAGCGCGGCAAGAACAAGGACACCCTCATCCTCAGGAAAGGCGACGAGAACTTCCTCGAGATCACCTTCGAGGGAACCGCCAAGAGAACTTTTAGGTTGCCACTTATCGAGGTTGAGGAACTCGAGCTCGACCTTCCGGAGCTTCCGTTCACAGCAAAGGTCGTTGTTCTCGGAGAGGTTCTCAAGGAGGCCGTTAAGGACGCCTCCCTCGTCAGCGACGCCCTCAAGTTCATAGCAAGGGAGAACGAGTTCATCATGAAGGCAGAGGGCGAGACCAACGAGGTTGAGATAAAGCTCACCCTTGAGGACGAGGGCCTGCTCGACCTCGAGGTTGAGGAGGAGACCAAGAGTGCATACGGAATCAGCTACCTCGCCGATATGATAAAAGGTATCGGAAAGGCCGACGAGGTCATCATAAGGTTCGGCAACGAGATGCCCCTCCAGATGGAGTACCCGATAAGGGACGAGGGTAAGTTGATATTCCTCCTCGCTCCGCGCGTCGAGGACTGA
- a CDS encoding immunoglobulin-like domain-containing protein: protein MKKAVPVLLILLIIPIAYFMASSPAEGDNGGTDGTPDVPDVVLKLDKTSYAPDETMVLTVINNADSEATTGYAFQLYRLENGNWKEVKLDIAFIEIAIIIEPGKSWEQSIDLSKLNLEPGHYKIVKSVFVGNVTVKPEAEFDITGWGWQS, encoded by the coding sequence ATGAAAAAGGCAGTCCCTGTGCTACTGATACTATTAATAATTCCCATAGCCTATTTCATGGCTTCATCCCCCGCAGAAGGGGACAACGGCGGAACGGACGGTACTCCAGACGTCCCAGATGTCGTTCTGAAACTTGACAAGACGAGCTATGCTCCGGATGAGACTATGGTTCTGACAGTAATTAACAACGCTGACTCGGAAGCAACTACCGGCTATGCATTCCAGCTTTACAGACTTGAGAACGGCAACTGGAAAGAGGTAAAGCTGGACATAGCCTTTATTGAGATAGCAATCATCATTGAGCCCGGCAAGAGCTGGGAGCAAAGTATAGATCTGTCTAAGCTCAACCTCGAGCCTGGACATTACAAAATAGTCAAGAGCGTCTTCGTGGGCAACGTGACGGTAAAGCCCGAGGCCGAGTTCGACATCACCGGCTGGGGGTGGCAGAGTTGA
- a CDS encoding immunoglobulin-like domain-containing protein, which translates to MAELRKGPLVSLLILLLWGATGPHFMISLDKEAYAQEERPELTVRNIGLMPIELGRGYLLYRWDNGSWVRVRTGLIFTDDLIVLTPFRSWKQRITLKYLPENESIGDPRFYPDLPPGRYKVVKEICGWPRGCVNASMEFEIAD; encoded by the coding sequence GTGGCAGAGTTGAGAAAGGGTCCCCTTGTCTCTCTCCTTATCCTTCTTCTCTGGGGTGCTACCGGTCCACACTTCATGATCAGCCTCGATAAGGAAGCTTACGCTCAGGAAGAACGGCCCGAGCTGACTGTAAGGAACATCGGACTTATGCCAATTGAACTTGGCCGGGGATACCTCCTCTACCGCTGGGATAACGGTAGCTGGGTTCGAGTTAGGACTGGACTGATTTTTACAGATGACCTCATAGTCCTCACACCTTTCCGCTCATGGAAGCAGCGGATAACCCTGAAATACCTGCCTGAAAACGAATCCATAGGAGACCCTCGTTTCTATCCTGACCTCCCTCCCGGGAGATACAAGGTCGTCAAGGAAATTTGCGGCTGGCCGCGGGGATGCGTGAACGCTAGCATGGAGTTTGAGATAGCGGACTAA